From the genome of Primulina eburnea isolate SZY01 chromosome 12, ASM2296580v1, whole genome shotgun sequence, one region includes:
- the LOC140808223 gene encoding pentatricopeptide repeat-containing protein At4g22760, translated as MQAPKLTTLLCESLTIKQAKQIHCQILINGDRHIESLLVRQTLNSAAHCSPRTIHYVESILKYMQTPDVWPSSFTIRHLSLHGQYQEAFSLYVRRHGSGFIPNTYAVSSALKACGKVLYKVGGVMIHGQMQKLGFCDVVFVQTALLDFYLKVGDLKIARKVFDGIAGKNVVSWNSMLAGYAKYGQLEMAHSLFDEMPMKDVISWNSMVSGYARANNMEQAYELFRQMPERDFASWNAMITGYIDSGKLVLARSFFDAMPQRNTISYIQMISAFSKYGYVESAKELFNQTGKKIGLLYNAMISCFAQNYRAKEAIQLFDDMLRQNINLRPDKMTLASVISACAELGDLKLGIWIDSYVVEQGIVMDDHLVTSFIDLYSKCGIIDKAYELFNGLHKKDVVSYTAMILGCGVNGRPRDAIKLFEEMLDAEVTPNQVTYTGILTAYNHVGSVEEGYNCFLSMQNLGVFPSVDHYAIVVDLLGKAGRLKEAHELIKKMPMQPHAGVWGALLLACSVHKDVELAEVAAKNCFELEPDSSGYQSLLANIYASTGRWDDAEKLRRSIQDKGFIRTPGSSWTDGVQTNLFASDGAFRLLAH; from the coding sequence ATGCAAGCTCCGAAACTCACGACTTTGCTGTGCGAGTCTCTCACTATCAAGCAGGCAAAGCAAATTCATTGTCAAATACTTATCAACGGTGATAGACATATCGAATCACTTTTAGTTCGGCAAACCCTCAATTCTGCTGCCCATTGTTCTCCAAGAACTATTCATTACGTTGAATCAATCCTCAAGTACATGCAAACCCCGGATGTTTGGCCCTCATCATTCACAATCCGGCATCTTTCGCTACATGGGCAATATCAGGAAGCCTTTTCTCTCTATGTGCGGAGGCATGGTTCAGGATTTATTCCGAACACATATGCTGTGTCGTCAGCATTGAAGGCTTGTGGAAAGGTTTTATATAAAGTGGGTGGAGTCATGATACATGGGCAAATGCAAAAGTTGGGTTTCTGCGACGTTGTCTTCGTTCAAACTGCTCTTTTGGATTTTTATTTGAAAGTGGGCGATTTGAAGATCGCACGGAAGGTGTTCGATGGTATTGCCGGGAAAAATGTGGTTTCTTGGAATTCAATGCTAGCTGGGTACGCTAAGTATGGCCAACTGGAAATGGCGCATAGTTTGTTTGATGAAATGCCTATGAAAGATGTAATATCTTGGAATTCAATGGTTTCAGGGTATGCGAGAGCGAATAACATGGAGCAGGCGTACGAGCTGTTTCGCCAAATGCCGGAGAGGGATTTTGCTTCTTGGAATGCGATGATTACTGGCTACATAGATAGTGGAAAACTGGTATTAGCACGTAGTTTTTTTGACGCAATGCCACAGAGAAACACCATTTCTTACATTCAGATGATCTCCGCATTCTCCAAGTACGGATACGTGGAGTCTGCCAAAGAGCTTTTTAATCAAACGGGTAAGAAAATTGGGCTTTTGTATAATGCCATGATATCTTGCTTTGCTCAAAATTACAGGGCAAAAGAGGCCATACAGTTGTTTGATGATATGCTACGGCAGAATATTAATCTGCGGCCTGATAAAATGACTTTAGCTAGTGTTATTTCTGCATGCGCTGAATTAGGAGATTTGAAATTAGGCATTTGGATTGATTCATACGTGGTGGAACAGGGGATTGTAATGGACGACCATTTGGTGACTTCTTTTATCGACTTATACTCAAAGTGTGGCATCATAGACAAAGCCTACGAGCTTTTTAATGGCTTGCACAAAAAGGATGTAGTTTCTTATACTGCAATGATTTTGGGTTGTGGCGTAAATGGTAGGCCAAGAGACGCCATCAAGCTGTTTGAGGAGATGTTGGATGCTGAAGTCACCCCTAACCAAGTCACTTATACTGGAATTTTAACGGCTTATAATCATGTTGGTTCGGTAGAAGAAGGATACAACTGTTTTTTGTCCATGCAAAATCTTGGGGTTTTTCCATCTGTGGATCATTACGCGATTGTTGTTGATCTTTTGGGTAAGGCGGGGCGATTGAAAGAGGCTCATGAACTGATTAAGAAAATGCCTATGCAGCCTCATGCAGGAGTATGGGGAGCATTGCTTCTTGCTTGCAGTGTGCATAAAGATGTGGAACTTGCGGAGGTTGCGGCCAAGAATTGTTTTGAGCTAGAGCCCGACAGCAGTGGCTATCAATCCCTTCTCGCCAATATCTACGCCTCCACTGGCCGGTGGGATGATGCTGAAAAATTGAGGAGGTCTATCCAAGACAAGGGATTCATCAGGACACCGGGTTCTAGTTGGACGGATGGCGTCCAAACCAACCTATTTGCATCAGATGGTGCGTTTAGGCTTTTAGCCCATTAA
- the LOC140807433 gene encoding peroxisomal nicotinamide adenine dinucleotide carrier-like isoform X2 produces the protein MSEALINGLAGAGGGIIAQLITYPLQTVNTRQQTERDPKKEKNSVGTVAQMYQVVKHEGWGRLYGGLAPSLVGTAASQGVYYYFYQIFRNKAEATALERKRKGAGDGSVGMLSSLMVAALSGCVNVLLTNPIWVVVTRMQTHMKKSQPNQRESFSSEELTLDAVELPSFGTSHAIQELYGEAGVLGFWKGVFPTLIMVSNPSLQFMLYETLLKRLKKRRKNNSEVTALEVFLLGALAKLGATVVTYPLLVVKSRLQAKQSTSGDKRRQYRGTLDAILKMIRYEGFYGFYKGMGTKIVQSVLAAAVLFMVKEELVRGSRWLLTKAAADSVKSKPL, from the exons ATGTCGGAGGCTTTGATCAACGGCCTCGCAGGCGCAGGCGGtggcatcattgctcagctCATTACTTATCCTCTCCAGACT GTAAATACTCGGCAACAAACGGAGAGAGATCCGAAAAAGGAGAAAAATAGCGTTGGGACCGTAGCGCAGATGTATcag GTTGTTAAGCACGAAGGGTGGGGTCGGCTGTATGGAGGACTGGCTCCGTCGCTAGTCGGCACCGCTGCATCGCAG GGTGTTTACTATTATTTCTATCAAATATTCAGGAACAAGGCAGAAGCCACTGCACTCGAACGTAAGAGGAAAGGTGCTGGTGATGGATCAGTTGGAATGCTCTCCTCACTTATGGTGGCTGCTCTAT CAGGATGTGTAAATGTGCTGCTTACAAATCCTATTTGGGTGGTTGTGACCCGCATGCAG ACTCATATGAAGAAAAGTCAACCAAATCAGAGGGAATCTTTCTCTTCTGAGGAACTGACTCTTGATGCAGTAGAACTTCCTTCTTTCGGAACTAGTCACGCG ATTCAAGAACTCTATGGTGAGGCTGGAGTTTTGGGATTTTGGAAAGGTGTTTTTCCCACATTGATTATG GTGAGCAATCCTTCTTTACAATTTATGCTGTatgagaccttattgaagaggcTGAAGAAGCGACGAAAGAATAACAGTGAAGTGACTGCTTTGGAG GTATTTTTGCTTGGAGCTTTAGCAAAACTTGGAGCTACGGTCGTGACATATCCTCTTCTGGTTGTTAAG TCAAGACTTCAAGCAAAACAATCAACCAGTGGAGATAAAAGGCGTCAATACAGAG GTACCTTGGATGCGATTCTGAAGATGATCCGTTATGAAGGTTTTTATGGTTTTTACAAGGGTATGGGCACGAAAATCGTACAGAGCGTTCTAGCAGCTGCTGTTCTTTTCATGGTTAAGGAAGAACTCGTAAGAGGTAGCAGATGGTTGTTAACGAAGGCAGCCGCTGATTCTGTGAAATCAAAGCCACTATAA
- the LOC140807433 gene encoding peroxisomal nicotinamide adenine dinucleotide carrier-like isoform X1: MSEALINGLAGAGGGIIAQLITYPLQTVNTRQQTERDPKKEKNSVGTVAQMYQVVKHEGWGRLYGGLAPSLVGTAASQGVYYYFYQIFRNKAEATALERKRKGAGDGSVGMLSSLMVAALSGCVNVLLTNPIWVVVTRMQTHMKKSQPNQRESFSSEELTLDAVELPSFGTSHAIQELYGEAGVLGFWKGVFPTLIMVSNPSLQFMLYETLLKRLKKRRKNNSEVTALEVFLLGALAKLGATVVTYPLLVVKSRLQAKQSTSGDKRRQYRGTLDAILKMIRYEGFYGFYKGMGTKIVQSVLAAAVLFMVKEELVRGSRWLLTKAAADSVKSKPL; the protein is encoded by the exons ATGTCGGAGGCTTTGATCAACGGCCTCGCAGGCGCAGGCGGtggcatcattgctcagctCATTACTTATCCTCTCCAGACT GTAAATACTCGGCAACAAACGGAGAGAGATCCGAAAAAGGAGAAAAATAGCGTTGGGACCGTAGCGCAGATGTATcag GTTGTTAAGCACGAAGGGTGGGGTCGGCTGTATGGAGGACTGGCTCCGTCGCTAGTCGGCACCGCTGCATCGCAG GGTGTTTACTATTATTTCTATCAAATATTCAGGAACAAGGCAGAAGCCACTGCACTCGAACGTAAGAGGAAAGGTGCTGGTGATGGATCAGTTGGAATGCTCTCCTCACTTATGGTGGCTGCTCTATCAGGG TGTGTAAATGTGCTGCTTACAAATCCTATTTGGGTGGTTGTGACCCGCATGCAG ACTCATATGAAGAAAAGTCAACCAAATCAGAGGGAATCTTTCTCTTCTGAGGAACTGACTCTTGATGCAGTAGAACTTCCTTCTTTCGGAACTAGTCACGCG ATTCAAGAACTCTATGGTGAGGCTGGAGTTTTGGGATTTTGGAAAGGTGTTTTTCCCACATTGATTATG GTGAGCAATCCTTCTTTACAATTTATGCTGTatgagaccttattgaagaggcTGAAGAAGCGACGAAAGAATAACAGTGAAGTGACTGCTTTGGAG GTATTTTTGCTTGGAGCTTTAGCAAAACTTGGAGCTACGGTCGTGACATATCCTCTTCTGGTTGTTAAG TCAAGACTTCAAGCAAAACAATCAACCAGTGGAGATAAAAGGCGTCAATACAGAG GTACCTTGGATGCGATTCTGAAGATGATCCGTTATGAAGGTTTTTATGGTTTTTACAAGGGTATGGGCACGAAAATCGTACAGAGCGTTCTAGCAGCTGCTGTTCTTTTCATGGTTAAGGAAGAACTCGTAAGAGGTAGCAGATGGTTGTTAACGAAGGCAGCCGCTGATTCTGTGAAATCAAAGCCACTATAA
- the LOC140806855 gene encoding lectin-like protein LEC, whose translation MVLSICAFKRLSCYHIVLLFKNETLGHNVSNSPVDSQLQGQFVREICSPFALSVTDKPQFGSDFVLIGDAKFTNDSSIVQLTDPIISSPSSGFLFRKRPVKFFNSYSKSRKPVSFSTDFSFSISPQNGDGLAFLVVPRSMLARFSKGGFGVLQERRFLGVEFDTSVDEDVGDFNENHVRVDVGCFYSMKTSNVSSVKLVLNSGMKLHSWVDYDSSSKRIEVRLAKFGGARPYDPLLVYGIDLGEMWKNEEVFVGLGSSSGKTRQTSCVYSWKFRTRSVPSWLHSQPLDPRAFSQEQEEKRLAQKKRICALGFLSGLVFIIGCGALLALIVLFLWALFENSLETILTIPAKCTVHSGGFSYEKINVVVDNSSDAKN comes from the exons ATGGTACTTAGCATCTGTGCGTTTAAAAGATTGAGTTGCTACCATATTGTTTTGCTTTTTAAGAATGAAACGCTCGGTCACAATGTATCAAATTCACCGGTCGATTCCCAATTGCAGGGTCAATTTGTGAGGGAGATTTG CTCCCCATTCGCGCTCTCAGTCACCGACAAGCCCCAGTTTGGTTCCGATTTTGTTCTCATAGGTGACGCCAAATTCACAAACGACTCCTCTATTGTTCAGCTCACGGACCCAATAATTTCTTCTCCGAGCTCTGGATTTCTTTTTCGGAAAAGGCCCGTTAAGTTTTTCAACTCATACTCAAAGTCAAGAAAGCCGGTTTCGTTTTCCACGGACTTCAGTTTCTCGATTTCACCTCAGAACGGTGATGGTCTCGCGTTTTTGGTTGTTCCCAGAAGCATGTTGGCGAGATTTTCGAAAGGAGGTTTTGGGGTTCTTCAGGAAAGGAGGTTTCTTGGGGTGGAGTTTGACACTTCGGTTGATGAGGATGTGGGAGATTTCAACGAAAATCATGTTCGCGTTGATGTGGGCTGTTTTTATTCTATGAAAACTAGCAATGTGTCATCGGTTAAGTTGGTTTTGAATAGTGGGATGAAGTTGCATTCGTGGGTTGATTACGATTCAAGCTCCAAAAGGATAGAGGTTAGATTGGCTAAATTTGGTGGTGCTAGGCCGTATGATCCTCTGTTGGTTTATGGGATTGATTTGGGTGAAATGTGGAAAAATGAAGAAGTTTTTGTGGGATTGGGTTCATCTAGTGGAAAGACAAGGCAGACCAGTTGTGTGTATTCATGGAAGTTCAGGACAAGGAGTGTTCCTTCTTGGCTTCATTCGCAACCGTTGGATCCACGGGCATTTTCCCAAGAGCAAGAGGAGAAGAGACTGGCGCAAAAGAAAAGGATCTGCGCTTTGGGTTTTCTTTCTGGATTGGTTTTCATCATTGGATGTGGAGCGCTGCTGGCGTTAATTGTTCTTTTCTTGTGGGCATTATTTGAAAATAGCTTGGAGACAATACTGACAATCCCCGCAAAGTGCACGGTGCATTCAGGGGGTTTTAGTTATGAAAAGATCAATGTAGTTGTGGACAACTCGAGTGATGCTAAGAATTAG
- the LOC140807383 gene encoding uncharacterized protein, which produces MGLWTLLEGCLLLANALAILNEDRFLAPRGWSFQEYSGVKRNSFKGQILGLIYATQYLRVPLILLNLLCIVVKLVSG; this is translated from the coding sequence ATGGGGCTGTGGACACTGCTGGAAGGCTGCCTGCTTCTTGCAAATGCACTGGCCATATTAAATGAGGATCGATTCCTTGCCCCCAGAGGATGGAGCTTCCAAGAGTATTCAGGGGTTAAGAGAAATTCATTCAAGGGTCAGATTCTTGGTCTCATATATGCAACCCAATACTTACGAGTTCCTCTTATACTTCTCAATTTACTCTGCATTGTTGTAAAACTGGTATCTGGCTGA
- the LOC140808189 gene encoding signal peptidase complex subunit 2-like, which produces MASTKNPKKANLLDHNSIKHILDESVNEIVTSKGYPEDVRMSNIRLLIGMVIIAVALFAQFYNKKFPENRNFLIGCIVLYIVFNGILQLIMYLKEKNAILFTYPPNGSFITTGLVVTSKLPRFSDMYTLIIGSADPQSISAKPPVEFTKTVTQWFTKDGVLVEGLFWKDVEGLINEYAKEAKKSK; this is translated from the exons ATGGCTTCCACCAAAAACCCTAAGAAAGCCAATCTTTTGGACCATAACTCAATCAAACACATTCTCGACGAGTCTGTGAACGAG ATTGTGACGAGCAAAGGGTATCCGGAGGATGTGAGGATGAGTAATATTAGGTTGCTGATTGGGATGGTCATCATCGCCGTAGCTCTTTTTGCTCAGTTCTACAATAAAAAGTTCCCTGAGAACAGGAATTTCCTCATCGGTTGCATTGTATT GTATATTGTATTCAATGGGATATTACAATTGATAATGTATCTGAAGGAAAAGAATGCAATCCTATTCACCTATCCTCCAAAT GGGTCATTCATCACTACAGGATTGGTTGTCACGTCAAAACTGCCAAGATTCTCAGATATGTATACCCTTATCATAGGGAGTGCTGATCCCCAGTCAATATCGGCAAAGCCTCCAGTTGAATTTACTAAAACTGTCACTCAGTG GTTTACCAAGGATGGAGTTCTGGTGGAGGGCTTATTCTGGAAGGACGTCGAAGGACTAATAAATGAATATGCAAAAGAAGCTAAAAAGAGCAAATAG